The proteins below are encoded in one region of Ereboglobus luteus:
- a CDS encoding MBL fold metallo-hydrolase — translation MEVIFLGTGTSQGVPMIACDCKVCTSDDPRDRRARSSIHVVMDGLHVQVDASPEFRVQCLRENINRMDFFILTHGHADHIAGMDDLRRFCDLRGGTALPVYTTREDGMARIRSIFPYAIGDRPAAVGYAAFDLREMPAKMELPQGVIESVPLPHGALNTLGLVFTERSSGRKFVYYTDCKEVPPAAIELARGADVVVLDGLRPCPHPSHMTTAEAVAVARQIGAPQTYLTHLTHLVGHEELISQLPKNVAPAHDGLRVVL, via the coding sequence ATGGAAGTCATTTTTCTAGGCACAGGCACCTCGCAGGGGGTTCCGATGATCGCGTGCGATTGCAAGGTTTGCACGTCGGATGATCCGCGCGACCGGCGCGCGCGCTCGAGCATTCATGTGGTCATGGACGGGCTGCATGTGCAGGTGGACGCGTCGCCGGAATTTCGCGTGCAGTGCCTGCGGGAAAACATCAACCGGATGGATTTTTTCATCCTTACGCACGGCCACGCCGACCACATCGCCGGCATGGATGATTTGCGGCGGTTTTGCGATTTGCGCGGCGGCACGGCGCTGCCGGTTTACACGACGCGCGAGGACGGGATGGCGCGGATACGCAGCATTTTCCCCTATGCGATTGGCGACCGTCCCGCCGCCGTTGGTTACGCCGCCTTCGATTTAAGGGAAATGCCCGCGAAAATGGAATTGCCGCAAGGCGTGATCGAAAGCGTGCCGTTGCCCCATGGCGCGCTGAACACGCTCGGCCTGGTTTTCACGGAGCGCAGCAGCGGACGAAAGTTTGTTTATTACACGGATTGCAAGGAGGTGCCGCCGGCGGCAATTGAACTGGCGCGAGGCGCCGACGTGGTGGTGCTGGACGGGTTGCGTCCGTGCCCGCATCCCTCGCACATGACGACCGCCGAGGCCGTCGCCGTGGCGCGGCAAATCGGCGCGCCGCAAACCTATTTGACGCACCTTACGCATCTGGTCGGTCACGAGGAGCTGATATCGCAGTTGCCGAAAAACGTCGCTCCCGCGCACGATGGCTTGCGAGTGGTGTTGTGA
- a CDS encoding dihydrofolate reductase family protein — MSLRVILIAAQSLDGRITFHDVKGATFASAADRQYFREVLRGFDCSVMGGETFRVSEKAIRGRKDDGRLQIIMTRRSGATDPWGSVSGVLEFSRESPEKIIAGLKARGKKRCALLGGGQIYGAFLAAGVVDEVWLTVEPRIFGAGVPLTTQAVDVKLALLDCERLSSDTLLLKYKVT, encoded by the coding sequence ATGTCTTTGAGGGTCATTTTAATCGCGGCGCAATCGCTGGACGGGCGCATCACTTTTCATGATGTGAAAGGGGCGACGTTTGCCTCGGCGGCGGACCGGCAGTATTTCCGCGAGGTGCTGCGCGGGTTTGACTGCAGCGTGATGGGCGGGGAGACCTTTCGTGTGTCCGAAAAGGCAATACGCGGGCGCAAGGACGACGGCCGCCTGCAAATAATAATGACCCGGCGATCGGGCGCGACAGACCCGTGGGGGAGCGTTTCCGGCGTGCTGGAGTTTTCCCGCGAGTCGCCGGAAAAAATTATCGCGGGACTGAAGGCGCGGGGGAAAAAGCGATGCGCGCTGCTCGGCGGCGGACAAATCTACGGCGCGTTTCTGGCCGCGGGCGTGGTCGATGAAGTTTGGTTGACCGTGGAGCCGCGGATTTTTGGCGCGGGCGTGCCACTGACAACGCAGGCGGTTGATGTGAAGCTGGCCTTGCTGGATTGTGAACGGCTTTCGTCCGACACGCTGTTGCTGAAATATAAAGTGACGTGA
- a CDS encoding LysM peptidoglycan-binding domain-containing protein, translating to MFQPTKFIRAGLLLASIIFAVNFAPAQSLNVEVANMRQELIRLREQVGELQLEVESLRREVSETRASAAAGKQSYATVNQLHDAIAEINRLIKDSGVATKADTLRTVSTQMDKLVKQTNDALNTMAKNINSGRRTGNNAPATVPTFSDNYPKDGISYTVQPGDNLSVIARKTGAKTSDIINANRIADPTKLMPGQKLFIPGAKEPAPASPVAPAVN from the coding sequence ATGTTTCAACCGACCAAATTCATCCGCGCCGGCCTCCTGCTCGCGTCCATCATTTTTGCGGTCAATTTCGCGCCCGCGCAAAGCCTCAACGTCGAAGTCGCCAACATGCGCCAGGAGCTCATCCGCCTCCGCGAGCAGGTCGGCGAACTCCAGCTCGAGGTCGAGTCGCTCCGGCGCGAAGTCAGCGAAACGCGCGCCTCGGCCGCAGCCGGAAAGCAAAGCTACGCCACCGTCAACCAGCTCCACGACGCCATCGCCGAGATCAACCGCCTCATCAAGGACTCCGGCGTCGCGACCAAGGCAGACACACTCCGCACCGTCAGCACGCAAATGGACAAGCTCGTCAAGCAAACCAACGACGCGCTCAACACCATGGCCAAAAACATCAACAGCGGACGGCGCACCGGCAACAACGCACCCGCCACCGTGCCCACGTTCTCCGACAACTATCCGAAGGACGGCATCAGCTACACCGTCCAGCCCGGCGACAACCTGAGCGTCATCGCAAGAAAAACCGGCGCCAAGACCAGCGACATCATCAACGCAAACCGCATCGCCGATCCCACCAAACTCATGCCCGGCCAGAAACTTTTTATTCCCGGCGCCAAGGAACCCGCCCCGGCCTCCCCCGTCGCCCCCGCGGTCAACTAA
- a CDS encoding ParB/RepB/Spo0J family partition protein, with amino-acid sequence MAPKKNRLGRGLGIGGLIAKAAPKNPPAATAPAKTAAPASTAPAAQHQGIPGFIEIAVTSVVPSPTQARQDITPNELQELADSIRAEGLLQPIVVRKQGDKYQLIAGERRWRAFQILKLKTIPARLTTASDTSAAVLGLIENLQREGLNPIDEAQGYASLIRDFKLTAEIVADRVGKKRPTIANALRLLQLDAELQGYVATNRLSVGHAKVLLGVDDAAQRALLARRVIAEALNVRDTELLVQKHKHAAAATGKGAAKNKTAPADAATVATIERKLTSHFGSRVAVHHTAKKGKIVIEYAGNGDLQRILEKLGVEA; translated from the coding sequence ATGGCTCCCAAAAAAAATCGTTTAGGCCGCGGACTCGGCATCGGCGGACTCATCGCCAAGGCCGCCCCGAAAAATCCGCCCGCTGCAACCGCGCCGGCAAAAACCGCCGCGCCGGCATCCACGGCGCCCGCCGCGCAACACCAAGGCATTCCCGGGTTCATCGAAATCGCCGTCACCAGCGTCGTCCCCAGTCCCACGCAAGCCCGCCAGGACATCACGCCAAACGAATTGCAGGAACTCGCCGACAGCATCCGCGCCGAGGGGCTTCTCCAGCCAATCGTCGTGCGCAAGCAAGGCGACAAATACCAGCTCATCGCCGGCGAGCGCCGCTGGCGCGCGTTCCAGATTCTCAAGCTCAAGACCATCCCCGCGCGCCTCACCACCGCGAGCGACACCTCCGCCGCCGTCCTCGGCCTCATCGAGAATCTCCAGCGCGAGGGCCTCAACCCGATCGACGAGGCGCAAGGTTACGCCAGCCTCATTCGCGACTTCAAACTCACCGCCGAAATCGTGGCCGACCGCGTCGGCAAAAAACGGCCCACCATCGCAAACGCGCTCCGGCTCCTCCAGCTCGACGCCGAGCTGCAGGGCTATGTCGCCACCAACCGCCTCAGCGTCGGACACGCCAAGGTGCTGCTCGGTGTTGACGATGCCGCGCAACGCGCCTTGCTCGCCCGCCGCGTCATCGCGGAGGCGCTCAATGTCCGCGACACCGAGCTGCTCGTTCAAAAACACAAGCACGCCGCAGCGGCAACCGGCAAGGGCGCGGCCAAAAACAAAACCGCGCCCGCCGACGCCGCCACCGTCGCGACCATCGAGCGAAAACTCACCTCGCATTTCGGCTCGCGCGTCGCCGTCCACCACACCGCCAAAAAGGGAAAAATCGTGATCGAATACGCCGGCAACGGCGACCTCCAGCGCATCCTCGAAAAACTCGGCGTGGAAGCCTGA
- a CDS encoding SulP family inorganic anion transporter — translation MPDAPDTLLEATQAYGAKVFKLRMPFVGELRKYSLDKFKHDLIAGATLTLVSIPQAIGFALILGLPPGPVITSVVIGGFIGSLFFTSRYHVFGPTSSISLITAATITTVIAANPGLELSAIQLAVLMAFMIGVIQFLAGLFQFGEVTRFISLAVVVAYGTGIGLLLMSSQLHHLFGLPSARGGTFGANIWGVVKGIAQGHASWIPLVIGLATWLVFEILSRLKPKWPEALFGLVIMGFAGWICSRAMGTVPFALISGEGALAAQLPAFAGLHISAAEVSVMPSLFGTCVAIAILGMLEATSITKNLAAKSGQSVEPRQELAGMGAANIACALFSGVPGSSSFARSATNYQSGAATQLASMFSSVIVIVIVLFITPAFGYIPVAALAAHLIRVGLKMINPSQIRIAFRSTRADAIVFALTLLSCLFLQLDTAIYIGIGVSLALFLRKASAPSLVEYTFTEEGALTQLEEGEKRRNDAISIVHVEGELFFGAADLFQEQVRLMAADSNIRVVILRMKNARHLDATSVMSLLQLHEYLQKTHRHLIVSGINPDVEDVLVSSGAIKEIGRENVFPAEANLTASTKKALLRASHLLQTDSPDLRLFYDKRREQLKAASTPGNPANGPSPTSDYSI, via the coding sequence ATGCCTGACGCGCCCGACACACTTCTCGAAGCCACGCAGGCATACGGTGCCAAGGTGTTCAAACTGCGCATGCCCTTTGTCGGCGAGCTGCGCAAGTATTCGCTCGACAAGTTCAAGCACGACCTGATCGCGGGCGCCACGCTCACACTTGTTTCGATTCCGCAGGCAATCGGTTTCGCGCTCATACTCGGGCTGCCGCCCGGCCCCGTCATCACCTCTGTTGTTATCGGCGGTTTCATTGGCTCGCTTTTTTTCACGTCGCGTTACCACGTTTTCGGCCCCACGAGTTCGATCAGCCTTATCACCGCGGCGACCATCACGACCGTTATCGCCGCGAATCCGGGACTGGAACTTTCCGCCATCCAGCTCGCCGTGCTAATGGCGTTCATGATCGGTGTGATTCAGTTTCTTGCGGGACTGTTTCAATTTGGCGAGGTCACTCGATTCATTTCGCTCGCCGTCGTCGTCGCCTATGGCACCGGCATCGGCCTGCTCCTCATGTCGAGCCAGCTGCATCATCTCTTCGGACTTCCCTCGGCGCGGGGCGGCACCTTCGGCGCCAATATTTGGGGCGTGGTCAAGGGCATTGCCCAGGGGCATGCGTCATGGATTCCGCTCGTTATAGGACTCGCCACATGGCTCGTCTTTGAAATCTTGAGCCGCTTGAAACCCAAATGGCCCGAGGCGCTTTTCGGCCTCGTGATAATGGGCTTCGCCGGATGGATATGCTCGCGCGCCATGGGCACCGTGCCCTTTGCCCTCATCAGCGGCGAGGGCGCGCTCGCCGCGCAACTCCCCGCCTTTGCCGGACTGCATATTTCCGCCGCGGAGGTTTCCGTCATGCCATCGCTCTTCGGCACCTGCGTCGCCATCGCGATCCTCGGCATGCTCGAGGCCACGTCGATCACCAAGAACCTCGCGGCCAAAAGCGGCCAGTCCGTCGAGCCGCGACAGGAACTCGCCGGCATGGGCGCGGCCAACATCGCCTGCGCGCTCTTTAGCGGAGTGCCGGGCTCGTCGTCGTTCGCCCGGTCCGCAACCAACTACCAGAGCGGCGCGGCCACGCAGTTGGCCTCCATGTTCAGCAGCGTCATCGTGATCGTCATCGTGCTCTTCATCACGCCCGCGTTCGGTTACATCCCCGTCGCCGCGCTCGCCGCGCACCTCATTCGTGTCGGCCTCAAAATGATCAACCCCTCGCAAATCCGCATTGCGTTTCGCTCCACCCGCGCCGACGCGATCGTGTTCGCGCTCACGCTCCTTTCCTGCCTCTTCCTCCAACTCGACACGGCGATCTACATCGGCATCGGCGTTTCGCTCGCGCTCTTCCTTCGCAAGGCCAGCGCCCCCTCGCTCGTCGAATACACCTTCACCGAGGAGGGCGCGCTCACCCAGCTCGAGGAGGGCGAAAAACGTCGCAACGACGCCATCTCCATCGTGCACGTCGAGGGCGAGCTCTTCTTCGGCGCCGCCGATCTCTTTCAGGAGCAAGTGCGCCTCATGGCCGCCGACAGCAACATCCGCGTCGTCATCTTGCGCATGAAAAACGCGCGCCACCTCGACGCCACCTCGGTCATGTCGCTCCTCCAGCTCCACGAGTATCTGCAAAAAACGCACCGCCACCTCATCGTCAGCGGCATCAATCCCGACGTGGAGGACGTCCTGGTTTCAAGCGGCGCGATCAAGGAAATCGGACGTGAAAACGTCTTCCCCGCCGAGGCCAACCTCACCGCCAGCACCAAGAAGGCGCTTCTGCGCGCCTCGCACCTCCTGCAAACCGACTCCCCCGACCTGCGCCTTTTCTACGACAAACGCCGCGAGCAACTCAAGGCGGCCAGCACGCCCGGCAACCCCGCAAACGGCCCTTCCCCGACAAGCGATTATTCGATTTGA
- a CDS encoding rhodanese-like domain-containing protein translates to MKAFFANSASSASGSRAVAPNDVQLTTSLLLDVRTPAEFDQAHIEGSILSPLSSLDAEIIARLAEGKDTCVLICRSGGRARKAAEKLAANGFAATCVLDGGVAAWESAGLPLVRGRKAISLERQVRIAAGALVFIGAALGYFVHPAWIALPVFVGAGLIFAGITDTCGMGILLARMPWNNR, encoded by the coding sequence ATGAAAGCTTTTTTCGCCAATTCGGCGTCAAGCGCATCCGGCTCGCGGGCCGTCGCGCCGAATGACGTCCAACTGACAACATCGCTTCTCCTCGATGTGCGCACGCCCGCCGAATTTGATCAGGCGCATATCGAGGGCTCAATCCTGAGTCCGCTTTCCTCGCTGGATGCCGAAATCATCGCGAGACTTGCCGAGGGCAAGGATACGTGCGTGTTGATTTGTCGCTCGGGAGGACGGGCGCGGAAGGCGGCTGAAAAACTGGCGGCGAACGGATTCGCGGCAACCTGCGTTCTCGACGGAGGCGTTGCGGCTTGGGAGTCGGCCGGACTGCCGCTCGTTCGCGGGCGCAAGGCGATTTCGCTGGAGCGGCAGGTGCGGATTGCCGCGGGCGCGCTGGTGTTCATCGGCGCGGCGCTTGGGTATTTTGTCCATCCGGCGTGGATTGCGCTGCCAGTGTTTGTTGGCGCGGGGCTGATTTTTGCGGGAATCACCGACACATGCGGGATGGGCATCCTGCTCGCTCGAATGCCGTGGAACAATCGCTGA
- a CDS encoding branched-chain amino acid transporter permease, with the protein MTQVIIATCVAAGVTLFTRLVPFLFFRNRPPSPGIAYLQRYIPPMTMVILVAYCLKDVEWHDIARAIPVVVGVVVTAALHFWKRNPLISIFTGTALYMILIRVM; encoded by the coding sequence ATGACCCAAGTCATTATTGCGACCTGTGTGGCCGCCGGGGTGACGCTTTTCACACGACTTGTGCCGTTTCTATTTTTCCGAAACCGGCCGCCCTCTCCCGGAATCGCGTATCTGCAGCGCTACATTCCGCCGATGACAATGGTGATTCTCGTCGCGTATTGCCTGAAGGATGTCGAGTGGCATGACATCGCGCGCGCGATCCCAGTGGTCGTGGGTGTGGTCGTGACCGCCGCGCTGCATTTCTGGAAACGCAATCCGCTCATCAGCATATTCACCGGCACCGCGTTGTATATGATTTTGATACGGGTGATGTGA
- a CDS encoding AzlC family ABC transporter permease has product MSEKSFAAKTTIPILLGYSTIGCAFGLIVHNCGYPWYVVLLTSVLIYAGAAQYAIAGMFAAGAGYLDIAIAMFLINSRHMVYGFSLLEKFKGTKPYTPYLIFGLTDETFGLLSTVNVPASLDRPKTYFYITLLDQLYWILGGLAGYFIGAAIPFDFEGVDFALTSLFTVLLVEQWKHCANKLPFLIAAVCAVAAILIAGPRHMLILAFVLAVAGIMIFRKRVEPC; this is encoded by the coding sequence ATGTCCGAAAAATCCTTTGCCGCAAAAACCACCATTCCGATCCTGCTCGGCTATTCCACGATTGGCTGCGCGTTCGGGTTGATTGTGCACAATTGCGGATATCCGTGGTATGTGGTGCTGCTCACAAGCGTGTTGATCTACGCGGGCGCGGCGCAATATGCCATCGCCGGCATGTTCGCCGCCGGCGCCGGCTATCTCGATATCGCCATCGCCATGTTTCTCATCAATTCGCGCCACATGGTTTACGGGTTTTCGCTGCTTGAAAAATTCAAGGGCACCAAACCCTACACGCCCTACTTGATTTTCGGGCTCACGGACGAAACGTTCGGATTGCTCAGCACCGTCAACGTGCCCGCGTCGCTCGACCGGCCGAAGACGTATTTCTACATCACGCTCCTCGACCAGCTCTATTGGATTCTCGGCGGGCTGGCGGGTTATTTCATCGGCGCGGCGATTCCGTTTGATTTTGAGGGCGTCGATTTTGCGCTTACCTCGTTGTTCACGGTATTGCTCGTCGAGCAATGGAAACATTGCGCCAACAAACTGCCGTTTCTAATCGCCGCCGTGTGCGCGGTAGCTGCGATCCTCATCGCCGGGCCGCGGCACATGCTCATCCTCGCGTTCGTGCTGGCGGTTGCGGGCATCATGATTTTCAGAAAGCGGGTTGAGCCATGCTGA
- a CDS encoding efflux RND transporter periplasmic adaptor subunit, translating to MSLNRYLSCYKSVIFSIAVAAMFSLVGCGGKTKQGDSAKSGPKGGGQIRMQPVEVAQIQRRDLVETLNLVGSLAANETAQIRAEIAGQIREVLFDEGQFVKQGQLLVRVDDAELRAQLAQSEAKRALASQNLKRIQSLVAQQLISEADADQARSDFDAATAEAEYLRVRVSKMEIKAPFDGIAGARTVSPGDYVTASVTATAITTIDDLSRLKIEFQVPERYSLRVKPGTKFRVRARTTEGEAQADGEVYFASVIIDRATRSTQVKGYLDQMIDGLRPGMFVNIELELSTHKNVLVVPEGAILVTASTGPQIVVVRERGGEYFADFVSVEIGLRTRGLVEINIIKEGNNKAPVDENSRVVASGVGALILYQDGKLDPRPLRKEFRLGGDEL from the coding sequence ATGTCCCTAAATCGTTATCTCAGTTGCTACAAATCAGTTATATTTAGCATCGCGGTCGCCGCGATGTTCTCCCTCGTCGGGTGCGGCGGAAAAACCAAACAGGGGGACTCGGCAAAATCGGGTCCCAAGGGAGGCGGTCAAATTCGCATGCAACCGGTCGAGGTTGCCCAAATCCAGCGGCGCGATCTTGTCGAAACGCTCAATCTCGTCGGCTCGCTCGCGGCCAATGAAACCGCGCAAATCCGAGCCGAGATCGCCGGCCAGATCCGCGAGGTGCTTTTCGACGAGGGCCAGTTTGTGAAACAGGGACAGTTGCTCGTGAGGGTGGACGACGCCGAACTGCGCGCCCAGCTCGCCCAGTCCGAGGCCAAGCGCGCCCTCGCCTCGCAAAACCTCAAGCGCATCCAGAGCCTCGTCGCCCAGCAACTCATCTCCGAGGCCGACGCCGACCAGGCCCGCTCCGACTTTGACGCCGCAACCGCCGAGGCCGAATACCTGCGCGTGCGCGTCAGCAAAATGGAAATCAAGGCGCCCTTCGACGGCATCGCCGGCGCGCGCACCGTTTCACCGGGCGATTACGTGACCGCGTCGGTCACCGCCACGGCAATCACCACAATCGACGACTTGAGCCGCCTGAAAATCGAATTTCAAGTGCCCGAGCGCTACAGCTTGCGCGTAAAACCCGGCACTAAATTCCGCGTGCGCGCCCGCACGACCGAGGGCGAGGCGCAGGCGGATGGCGAGGTGTATTTCGCATCGGTCATCATCGACCGCGCCACGCGCTCCACGCAGGTCAAGGGTTACCTCGACCAGATGATCGATGGCCTCCGCCCGGGCATGTTCGTCAACATCGAGCTCGAGCTTTCCACGCACAAAAACGTGCTCGTCGTGCCCGAGGGCGCCATCCTTGTCACCGCGTCCACCGGCCCGCAAATCGTCGTCGTGCGCGAACGCGGCGGTGAGTATTTCGCCGACTTCGTGTCCGTCGAAATCGGCCTGCGCACTCGCGGACTCGTTGAGATCAACATAATCAAGGAGGGCAACAACAAGGCGCCCGTCGATGAAAACTCCCGCGTCGTCGCCTCGGGCGTGGGCGCGTTGATTCTTTATCAGGATGGCAAGCTCGATCCCCGCCCGTTGCGCAAGGAATTCAGGCTCGGAGGGGACGAACTATGA
- a CDS encoding efflux RND transporter permease subunit yields the protein MILSDTSIKRPVVSLVASIFVVLLGVLSFMSLPVREYPMTDTAVISVRTSYRGASAEVVETKITEPIEKELASIDGIRNIQSTSQEESSRITIEFNLDRNIDEAANDVRDRMSRARRRLPDDIDEPIITKADPDATPVITLSFNSDRYSRLELVELVEQLAIQRIQTVPGVGSVTVRGPRFAMRMWIDSDRLAAYELTVADVEAALRAQNVEVPSGRIESSAREFPLRMEGRMQEVVDFENLVLVTRGDYQVKFSDIGRVELGPEDYRSETYFKGHLTVSVAVVRQPNANLLDVVNGVKAVIPAVRTDLPPGVNVQVAFDNSTFVERSVKEVYKTILEASALVILIIFLFLRNWRATLVPLVAIPVSIIGTFTVMSILGFSINILTLLALVLAVGLVVDDAIVVLENIYRRMEHGENAIHAAIFGTRQVAFAVIATTLTLAAVFLPVAFQSGQTGRLFYEFGITLAVAVLVSAFVALTLTPMLCSRVLHPVKVVNGVKKHGWLYDKTEPFFVWFNKCYERLLRVATNNKALVLLAALAFSCAGFWLYTKLQRELTPAEDRGVFTARLISPVGSTAEYLRLYSYDMEQMVLKVPEIDRTYHRTGDGGRAWIYTTLVPWEDRKRKTQDVSADLRRQFAREVTGGQAIVSAVRSFGGGRGAAGVTMVLLGSEFNELQRLGALFVKDMLESGHFVQPRVDPSPTKPQLQLRIDRAKAADMRVKVSDIATTLESLLGSRRVTEFQRGNQQYYVVVQIEDAKRATPSDLARLYVRSTEGNLVQLSNLVSWTEDTVAESYRHFDRMRSVVVSSQLSPGFTIGDAVDYLNARGADLLTPGYTIAWDGETREYIESGNDTYMLFGLALLFTFLILAAQFESWIHPVTIFSGVVLAIAGGLMVLWSTRFWFATPMTDNLFSRFGLIMLIGLVAKNGILIVEFANQLQIEGKDAFTAAFQSATIRFRPILMTSIATILGAVPIAFATGAGAETRNPMGIVVVGGLTLSTVITLFVIPVLYILLDRICVKVTGKSSAYGLKRAEEIDRETRTIGSGVHEFEHAEKQ from the coding sequence ATGATTCTGTCCGACACATCCATCAAGCGTCCCGTCGTCAGCCTGGTCGCCTCGATTTTTGTCGTGTTGCTCGGCGTGCTCAGCTTCATGAGCCTGCCCGTGCGCGAATACCCGATGACCGACACCGCCGTCATCTCAGTGCGCACAAGCTACCGCGGCGCCTCCGCCGAGGTCGTCGAGACCAAGATCACCGAGCCCATCGAAAAGGAGTTGGCGAGCATCGACGGCATCCGAAACATCCAGTCCACCTCGCAGGAGGAAAGCTCGCGAATCACCATCGAGTTCAACCTGGACCGAAACATCGACGAGGCCGCCAACGATGTGCGCGACCGCATGAGCCGCGCGCGCCGGCGCCTGCCCGACGACATCGACGAGCCGATCATCACCAAGGCCGACCCCGACGCCACGCCCGTCATCACGCTCTCCTTCAACTCCGACCGCTATTCGCGCCTTGAGCTCGTCGAGCTCGTCGAACAGCTAGCCATCCAGCGCATCCAGACCGTGCCCGGCGTCGGCTCCGTGACCGTGCGCGGGCCGCGTTTCGCGATGCGCATGTGGATTGATTCCGACCGGCTCGCCGCCTACGAGCTCACCGTCGCCGATGTGGAGGCGGCGCTGCGCGCGCAAAACGTCGAGGTGCCCAGCGGGCGCATCGAATCGAGCGCGCGCGAGTTTCCCCTGCGCATGGAAGGCCGCATGCAGGAGGTCGTGGATTTTGAAAACCTAGTCCTCGTCACGCGCGGCGATTATCAGGTTAAGTTTTCCGACATCGGCCGCGTCGAGCTCGGGCCCGAGGATTACCGCTCCGAGACTTACTTCAAGGGGCACCTGACCGTGAGCGTCGCCGTCGTGCGCCAGCCCAACGCCAATCTGCTCGACGTCGTCAACGGCGTGAAGGCCGTGATCCCCGCCGTGCGCACCGACCTGCCGCCCGGCGTGAACGTGCAGGTGGCGTTCGACAACTCCACCTTCGTCGAGCGCTCCGTGAAGGAAGTTTACAAGACGATCCTCGAGGCCTCCGCGCTCGTCATCCTGATCATCTTCCTCTTCCTGAGAAACTGGCGCGCCACGCTCGTGCCCCTCGTCGCGATTCCCGTCTCGATCATCGGCACGTTCACAGTGATGTCCATCCTCGGCTTCTCGATCAACATCCTCACGCTGCTTGCGCTCGTGCTCGCGGTCGGCCTCGTGGTGGACGACGCCATCGTGGTGCTTGAAAATATTTACCGGCGCATGGAGCACGGGGAGAACGCGATCCACGCGGCGATCTTTGGCACGCGCCAAGTGGCGTTCGCCGTCATCGCCACCACGCTCACGCTCGCCGCGGTGTTCCTGCCCGTCGCGTTCCAATCCGGCCAGACGGGGCGTTTGTTTTACGAGTTCGGCATCACGCTTGCCGTCGCCGTGCTCGTGTCGGCGTTCGTCGCGCTCACGCTCACGCCCATGCTTTGCTCGCGGGTGCTGCACCCCGTGAAAGTTGTCAACGGCGTCAAGAAACACGGCTGGCTCTACGACAAAACCGAGCCGTTCTTCGTCTGGTTCAACAAATGCTACGAACGGCTCCTGCGCGTTGCCACGAACAACAAAGCGCTCGTGCTTCTCGCCGCGCTCGCCTTCTCCTGCGCGGGATTCTGGCTTTACACAAAACTCCAGCGCGAACTCACGCCCGCCGAGGATCGCGGCGTGTTCACCGCCCGGCTCATCTCCCCCGTCGGCTCCACCGCCGAATACCTGCGCCTCTACTCCTACGATATGGAGCAAATGGTCCTCAAGGTTCCCGAAATCGACCGCACCTATCACCGCACGGGCGACGGCGGGCGCGCGTGGATCTACACCACGCTGGTTCCTTGGGAGGATCGCAAACGCAAGACGCAGGATGTCAGCGCCGATCTGCGCCGGCAGTTCGCCCGCGAAGTCACCGGAGGCCAGGCCATCGTCAGCGCCGTGCGTTCATTTGGCGGCGGACGCGGCGCGGCGGGCGTGACCATGGTTCTGCTCGGGAGCGAATTCAACGAGCTGCAACGCCTCGGCGCGCTCTTCGTGAAGGACATGCTGGAAAGCGGGCATTTTGTGCAGCCGCGCGTGGATCCCTCGCCGACCAAACCCCAGCTCCAGTTGCGCATTGACCGTGCCAAGGCGGCCGACATGCGCGTGAAAGTGAGCGACATCGCGACGACACTCGAATCACTCCTCGGCAGCCGCCGTGTCACCGAGTTCCAGCGCGGCAACCAGCAGTATTACGTTGTCGTGCAAATCGAGGACGCCAAACGCGCCACGCCCTCCGACCTCGCGCGCCTCTATGTGCGCTCGACCGAGGGCAACCTTGTCCAGTTGAGCAACCTCGTCAGCTGGACCGAGGACACCGTCGCGGAAAGCTACCGCCACTTCGACCGCATGCGCTCGGTGGTCGTCTCCTCGCAACTCTCGCCGGGGTTCACAATCGGCGACGCGGTTGATTACCTCAACGCGAGGGGCGCCGATCTCCTCACGCCCGGCTACACCATCGCGTGGGACGGCGAGACGCGCGAATACATCGAGAGCGGAAACGACACCTACATGCTCTTCGGCCTCGCGCTCCTGTTCACATTCCTGATTCTCGCCGCGCAATTCGAGTCGTGGATCCACCCCGTCACAATCTTCAGCGGCGTCGTGCTCGCCATCGCGGGCGGGCTGATGGTGCTCTGGTCAACGCGCTTCTGGTTCGCCACCCCGATGACGGACAACCTCTTCTCGCGCTTCGGCCTCATCATGTTGATCGGCCTCGTGGCGAAAAATGGCATTCTCATCGTCGAGTTTGCCAACCAGCTCCAAATCGAGGGCAAGGACGCGTTCACGGCGGCGTTCCAATCGGCCACGATCCGCTTCCGTCCGATTCTGATGACCTCCATCGCAACGATCCTCGGCGCGGTGCCGATCGCGTTTGCGACCGGCGCGGGCGCGGAAACGCGCAACCCGATGGGCATTGTGGTCGTGGGCGGGCTTACGCTTTCGACGGTGATCACGCTCTTTGTGATTCCCGTGCTCTACATTTTGCTGGACCGCATCTGCGTGAAAGTCACCGGCAAATCGAGCGCCTACGGCCTCAAGCGAGCCGAGGAAATCGACCGCGAAACCCGGACGATTGGCTCCGGCGTCCACGAATTCGAGCACGCCGAAAAACAGTGA